Below is a genomic region from Vibrio cortegadensis.
TAGGTACATATCCACTGGTCTCTTTAGGAAGATCTAAAGAGAAGAAATCAATCGGTTTTCCCGCTTTTCTATTTTTTCGAATGGCACTTGATACTCGACCACCGCCACTGTTATAAGCAGCAATCGCATGGTTCCAATTACCATCAAAGCGCTTATTTAAATAGGTTAGATAATCAAGAGCGGCATCGGTAGCGGCATCGACATCGCGGCGGCCATCATACCAAAAGTTCTGTTTTAAGCCGTACATCTTCCCAGTGCCGGGAACAAATTGCCACAATCCGGCAGCACTGCCGTGAGAATACGCAAAAGCATCAAATGAACTCTCAACAACAGGAAGCAGGGCTAACTCAAGGGGGAGTCCTCTTGCTTCGATTTTTTCAGTGATGAGATATAGAAAAGGAGTCGCACGTTGAGAAACGGTTTTCAAATGATTTGGGTGTTTTAAGTACCAAGTTCGGTAGTAGTCGACACTTTTATGATTTGGAACATCAAGCTCAAGCTGCATCGCGATACGTTGCCAAACATCGTCTTGGCTTTGTGGTGTCGCTTTTACAGGAGTGGAGGTTAATTCTGTAGTTAGCGTTGGCTGTTGCGTCGCTGAGCTATCAGTATCCATGGCAGATGCATTTTGTTGTGTTTGAGTTGCCTCATCAACGACATTTGATTCATCTTGAGATGTATTGTTATTCGACTGAGTTAATTGGCAACCCGATAGTAGTAATGCCAAAACCCAGCTGTACTTAGCTCGCATTGATACAGCCTTTTTAATTTACGGCTGCTGATAATACTTGTCACTTCATACCAGTGACAAGTATCAAATCGTTAAAATTCGTTTTTCCACTCACGTAATGCAGTAAAAATTGACAGAGGATCGGTTTGTTGAGTTCTGGTTGATACTGATTTCATAATGCTTGGCTGTGTGTAGCGCAAGAATGGATTGATCCACTTTTCTTGGCGTAACGTCGTAGGAATGGTGGAGAGGTTTTGTGCTCTTAAGCGGTTGACCTGCTCTCTATATTGATGAAGTAGATCGTTGTCTGGTTCTACCGCTAATGCAAATGCGAGGTTACTGGCGGTATATTCATGCGCACAGTAAATTTCAGTCTCTTGCGGAAGTGAGAGGATTTTATTGAGTGAATCAAACATCTGCTGTGATGTGCCTTCAAATATACGACCACAACCTGCCGAGAACAGAACATCCCCACAGAAGAGTTTTCCATCACCCACATAGCCAATGTGACCTTTAGTATGCCCTGGTAGGCCAAGCACTAAGAATACTTCGCCAAATAGCTCTAACTGATCGCCATCTTCCATTGGGTGGGTAAGGGTAGGTATGGGTTCATGTTTAGGCCCAACAACATCAATGGTTGGGTACTGTCTAACGAGCTCAGGCACTCCTCCAATATGATCATTGTGATGGTGAGTGATAATAATGGCATCGAGAGTGAGATCGTGCTCTTTTATGTAGGCTAAAACCGGTTTTGAGTCACCAGGATCGACAACAGCGCAACGTCGGTCGCTATTTTGAATTAGCCAGATGTAATTGTCATTAAATGCGGGTATGCTTTTGATATGTAACATTGTCGATTCTCCAGCCTCTAAATGTGAGACAGGTTATTAATGAAGCCAGCACGTAGCCCGAAAAAGCTTGAAAAGCCCTATTCATGGTCGGAAATAAAAAACGGCCAGTGGGTATGTGAATCTATCCAAACTCGGCTTGATGAGTGGTGCCCTAAACTATTTGGCTATCATATGCTAAAACTTGGCGGGCTGAGTTGTGAGCTTGCCAGTTGCACCTGTAATATTCAACATCAAGTTAACTTAGATTTGAAAAATCCGCTGCACAATGTGATAGCGGATGCGAATCACCTTCCTTTTTTGGAAAAAAGCTTTGATACGGTCGTGCTCGCGCATCAGTTAGATTACGCCAACGATCCACATCGAATATTACGCGAAGTTGATCGGGTAATGATGGATGACGGGTATTTGATCATCACTGGCTATAACCCTTTTAGTTTTACCGGGCTGGCAAGCTTGTTTCCATGGCGGAAGAAAAATTTTCCGTGGAGTGGTCGAATGTACACGCCGAATCGAATCAAAGATTGGTTGGGTGTGCTTAATTATCAAGTGGTGCATTGTGATACCTATGCGCTGTTTCCGATGCAAAGATATCAAACGATGTGGACTTGGCTTGAGAATAGCTTGGGTGATTGGGCATCCCCGATGGGCAGCATGTACTTTATCGTCGCCAGAAAAAGAACCTACCCACTCAAACCGCTTAAACCTCATTGGAAGCTTAAGCGTCGTTTATCGCCATTAGGGGTAAATTATAGTGTGGGTAAAGATAAGCCATAGACTTAACTGGTCGGTTGGTAGCCGACATCCTCTTCCGTTGGCGCTTCGGCCGCGGCTCTGGCGATATCATCACAAATTTCGTTTTCACGATGGCCTGCATGGCCTTTTACCCATTTCCATTCAACTTGGTGCCTTGCTGTTTCTGTATCAAGTGCTTTCCAGAGATCTGAATTTTTTACAGGTTTTTTGTCTGATGTCATCCAGTTGCGTTTTTTCCAATTATGGATCCACTGAGTGATCCCCTGTCTTACATATTGGCTATCCGTAGTAAGTACAACTTGGCAGGGCTCTTTTAACGTTTGCAACGCCACCACCGCGGCAAGCATTTCCATGCGATTGTTGGTGGTTAAGGTATACCCTTTGGAGAGCGTTTTTTCGGTCTGTTTATAACGCAATACGATCCCATATCCACCGGGTCCAGGATTACCTAAACAGGAACCATCTGTGAAAATTTCAACTTGTTTAGCCATGATTTGATACTATTAGCAGAAGCACATAATTCACATAGTCTGACATACATATCATTATGAATACCAGTAACAATTCTGAACAGAAACGTATCATCGTATTAGATACGGAAACCACAGGTATGAATACCGAAGGTGGTCCACATTACCTTGGTCATCGCATTATCGAGATTGGCGCGGTGGAGATCATTAACCGTAAATTGACCGGTCGTCATTTTCATGTGTATGTGAAAGCTGATCGAGAGATCCAAGCGGAAGCGGTTGAAGTTCACGGCAT
It encodes:
- the gloB gene encoding hydroxyacylglutathione hydrolase, giving the protein MLHIKSIPAFNDNYIWLIQNSDRRCAVVDPGDSKPVLAYIKEHDLTLDAIIITHHHNDHIGGVPELVRQYPTIDVVGPKHEPIPTLTHPMEDGDQLELFGEVFLVLGLPGHTKGHIGYVGDGKLFCGDVLFSAGCGRIFEGTSQQMFDSLNKILSLPQETEIYCAHEYTASNLAFALAVEPDNDLLHQYREQVNRLRAQNLSTIPTTLRQEKWINPFLRYTQPSIMKSVSTRTQQTDPLSIFTALREWKNEF
- a CDS encoding class I SAM-dependent methyltransferase, whose protein sequence is MKPARSPKKLEKPYSWSEIKNGQWVCESIQTRLDEWCPKLFGYHMLKLGGLSCELASCTCNIQHQVNLDLKNPLHNVIADANHLPFLEKSFDTVVLAHQLDYANDPHRILREVDRVMMDDGYLIITGYNPFSFTGLASLFPWRKKNFPWSGRMYTPNRIKDWLGVLNYQVVHCDTYALFPMQRYQTMWTWLENSLGDWASPMGSMYFIVARKRTYPLKPLKPHWKLKRRLSPLGVNYSVGKDKP
- the rnhA gene encoding ribonuclease HI, encoding MAKQVEIFTDGSCLGNPGPGGYGIVLRYKQTEKTLSKGYTLTTNNRMEMLAAVVALQTLKEPCQVVLTTDSQYVRQGITQWIHNWKKRNWMTSDKKPVKNSDLWKALDTETARHQVEWKWVKGHAGHRENEICDDIARAAAEAPTEEDVGYQPTS